aaaataaataaattagttatCATTTTATAAGTTGAATAAGTATTACATCATACATctcaaatttaaaaagttattaaGAATAGATAGACGACTCGTAATATTTTCTGAGTCACAAAGTTGGAGTcgtttaattcaaaatttaattatcAGCGAATACTGAAAAGTCAAAGTTGACAATAATTTCCTCCAATCCATAGAGGGCGGAAAGAATGTCAGTTTCTCTCACTTTCTCAAAGCTAACAAAGACTAGACTCATTCCTCTGAACAATTAAGGTGTATATTACATACTACATGGTTTATCATTCTTGTCAACTGCTGTTTTCCAGACACTGTTAAAGCTCAGAGCAATGCTTTCCGCCTTCCAGTTACTCCCTGTTTTCATTATCTCTTCTTTTCTCTTAGCTTGCCCAACTCTTGCCAAGGTATGTACAATCTTTAAATCGTGTTtaatggattttactttctgggtTCTCTTCTAAAACTAAGTTTATGGACTACTTGCTCAATACTAATTCATGTGATGTTGTTCCACTTTGACATGAAGTTTAATGATATTTGTGTAGCTATAAATATCTTATTAATGGTGAAATagatattttagaattaaattgTTACttattaaactaataaaaagTGTCATTCTTCTTGGATAGATAAAAAGGGAAAGTGTGTGTACCAATAATATCTCACTtagtgtcacgccccaaaatcccatcgggccggactggcacccgaagccgagaagatCCGGGAGAACCcattcaaatacctgtactttcacttacatgtcaccaaaaatttggacagcacttcgttgcatatagaagggtctaattacctgtatcagcacaacacgcacaaatataaatatatataatacttggctgtcggggccaccacatatacaaatataacatcactatataaacttccatgactttacccttccttatgtctacaaagcctctaggatatacatgacataactagagtcgggacaaacccccgcccacacatgactcctgtacaataacaaaacataagagaccgactcggaaagctccgaagcaaactggagctcaccaacaatagctgtatgacctggctcctatttatgttgtgaatgagctgaagcacctgtacctgcagcatgaaatgcaggtcccccgtgagggacgtcagtacgaaatatgtactgagtatgtaaagctgtaaataatcatatgtggtatggggatcaagaaaatcagacgcaagtgaataaatcataatagaagtgaaccacacttcataaacacttttaggatcatgtacattatcttatcattaatctgaattgggttcttgaattcaaacacatttgtggaacggtatacattcgttcatttcattctttacaattatcattcgccattacctcctcctcccgaacctccaaccacctaacaataatcaatactgtaccgtattgtgaccattaggctgcccccagtacatatcaactgtaatcatatcaaatatcgggatcgacccatgctaggcttaagcccctgagctaccacccacacgtatatcaagtaacacacataagagatctttccaataacttagttcaaaagcttttgagattattacattagtgttcatgccaatatagtacctttggaataatgatacatcaataggaaccaagtaatagactttctatacaataacgatgtaataaagactcattggtacatcaacaatgtgtttcggaatcatcaatatcacaacaatgaaataggagcctttcagtatatcaatgaaacattttgacactttatagaatggaaacaacttcgttggtaatgtagaacaatacatgtttttggacaacctcggaatcttacttgatggaacattggtgttttcatgccaaagaacatcgttagagtatgctttacatacctcgttgtagattcggataccaattcaacacaacttcccgcctttacaaatcacttatctacaatgaaatgtttgacatctagtattagcaacccaacaccacaattctcttccataattccatataaccaatatttgcaaagcattccaaaaaccaacttgaacaatcggtttatgtgtatatatatatataatcatcatttcaataccacatcatcacaccaaaacccttcacaattcaacataatccaactatgcacaagaataatccaacatcatttccaatcatctttcaacaacaatcaaataacataattcttatgctcacatgcatatatatatatacatattcatataaataacaccaacataatttacatccttaccataaaatggcccttttgatttcgaagtcctattggcacaaataaggggcgcttctcgaagccctcgaggcggtgaacacaactacggaatcaatttggattttctacggttgaatcacaagataattggagttgaacttaggctagggtttcttattcttcaataatttggatgataaatgatggatatgaggctaagtatatgtatataatgaccaattttcgtccatgaggtgatggaaaatgaccatattgcccttaaaatttaagtaaatccgaatctgtccatggtggactgttttgataggctaaagtaaatcgaccataactctttgctccgatatcggatttgggtgaaattggtatcgttggaaagataattcaaagggatttcatttaatataaagtaggccacccagttcgtactttacaaggagttatgatcgtttgaagttgtccctaaaaatcttttttgagaggctgaagtaaaacgagtataactcattactcagatgtcggatttggatgaaaccaattgcattggaaagaagactcaaagatctttcttttcctaggtggcagctctcccagttcattatattaagggagttatgatcgttcaaagttgacccaaaaaaatggctggcctcagtagtttgtgtgcaggaaattttcctgcacatttactattcccaatatcccggccaccgttttatagtttcgaacgtggtcgattatatccgaaacctatccgtttttggaaatctttatatcgttggaaagcttattcaataaccttcgtatggaaccatcgacggacaaattccggtataaataaaataaaataaaattaattccatataaataagaccaatacacgtacttgaatacgccaatatatgtacttgaatacggggtgttacacttaggGTGCGATAGatatttgaaagttgaattgtTACTGAATATAGAAATGTGTCCTTCTTTTTAGATTGGTTGAAAAAGGAAAGTATGCCATGTAAATGGGGACAAAGTGATTAATTGAATGAAATGTATCTAAATGGATTAACATAGTCAACTCTTAACTTGATTGTGATTGAAGCATCATAaagtatctttttttcttttttggtgttCAGCTATTACCGTAACACCAAATAAGTGTTCGAGCTAATGCTTTGTTTCTATCTTAGTTGATCCTGAATCTATGTTAAGGGGCCTTTTGGTATACGGACTAAATTATCTTGGGATTATAATCTCTTATAATCCCTGGATAAAAATAATCTCAAGTTGGATGGGATATCCCACCTCATCTCGAGTACCAAACCACCCCTAAAAGTACATTAATTTTTCCCCTGTATTGGAATGTTCGGGCTCACATTCATCCGTACTACCTAAATATTAGTAACAGTTCTTGTTCGTTATTCGAATGATGTTAGTGGCCGAACTCCAACTCAACTTGAAGTTGTATTTCAAATGTGGAAAATAgcttataacttgttttcaaactcAGTTTTCACTTTTGAAATTGACATTCAAGCATAAACATTATTCCAAATATGCATTGAAAAACGTGAAGGGTAGccttggagtaaccggtaaagttgctgctatgtgaccaggaggtcatgggttcaagccttggaaacagcctctggccaGAAATGCAAgctaaggctgcgtacaatacacccttgtgctGGGGCCCTTtcccggaccctgcgcatagtggaagctttagtgcaccgggctgccctttttatgCATTGTAAAACGTAAGTGAAAAATATTTGGAATCTATGGCCAAACGCCTTCTTAGTCTCTTGTCTTCCGGCCCATATACCTTGTTTCACCACTTCCTACACTCACCTTGATCAATCTTGGTGTAATTTCTAGAACCTAATGAGTCATTCTTAAGTCTGTCTAAACACCAATATTAATTGTGTTTTTAGAACTTGCAAGAATCTTATTTATGAATTATCTAATCGGTGCACAACTTTCTGCTGTCTACTGCAGTATCAAGAAAATGATACTGTCACTCTATGGGTAAACAAAGCTGGACCATATGATAATCCACAGGAGACCTACAGTTATTATAGCCTTCCATATTGTCGTCCGGCTGATGGTGATCACAAGCGGGGTGGCCTTGGCGAGGTTCTTGGAGGAAATGATCTTATTGATAGCCGAATTGACATAAAGTTTAAGAGTCTGTTCTTCAACTTTTTACAATGGAGTTTTTATGCTTcgaatcacttttttttttttaattattatccaTTTTCTTTTAACAGGAGATGTGGAGAGAAGATCAATTTGTGAACTTAAATTGGATGCATCAAAAATAGCACAGTTTAAGTATGCAATTGACAACATGTATTGGTTTGAGTTTTTTATAGGTACAGTGCTTCATGACATCTCGATGATACTGTCAATTCTTGCGACAGTTACGCATGTATCTGCTATTTAAAGTGTACTAATTTCACACTTTTCTCTCTTTGTAATATCCTTTTTGGGTTATGACTTTGTGACTTCCTGTCGGCCTGCCTTCAGATGATTTGCCAATGTGGGGTATGTTCTTAACTAGTTTGTCTCTAAATGTTTCTAATTACCATGTACAGttataacataaataaaaactcACTTGGTATAAGAGAAATTCAGGTTTCGTAGGCGGGGTGTATGGTTACGGATATGGAGATACCAACAAGCATGTAGTCTATACACACAAGATGCTTCATATTACTTACAATAGAGATCAGGTAGccattttgtttttaaatcttaaTGCCTTGTGGCATGTCAATGATCTACAACTTAGTGTTAATATCTAACTATACTCTCAATCATTAGATCATTCATCTCAACCTGTCGCAAGAGATCCCTAAGCCATTGGAGGAAGGAAGGACCTTGAACATGACGTATTCTGTTAAATGGTCCCCAACAGAAGTTAGTTATGCACAACGTTTCGATATTTACCTGAATTACTACTTTTTTGAGAACGAGGTACGCATCAATCTACTATCCTATTTCGTACTTAAGCGGAAGCTTTTAGCGGGAATATTCTTATGCTTTATCAACATTTAGAATTCGTTGACactgtttattgatgatatgctaGCATCTGGTACCGTGGATAATCCGTATCACGCACTTGCGGCTTTTTCATGAATTAGCAATCAAATAACTGTCTCTCAAACCCCCCCCCAAAGAAAGCAGTTACTGCAGTTTTATGCTTTGTCAACTTGTGGATTAATGGGGATCTAGACCACAAGAAGTAGCTGTTTCTGAACTGAAATTGTGTCTAGTAGAGAAACTATGTTCCCTTCTAGTCTAAACATGTTAGGACTTACGCAGCAGTAGTAGTTGTTAAAAGAGATACTTTTGGCCCCAAAAAGTGTTTCTACGTATAAATGCCACGCACCAATTTCCATTTACAGCGcaaaatgtatttttaaaactTGGTTATCCTTCTGGTTCCCATTGAAGCAAAATATTAATGAGAAAGGAGACTAAAAATTTAAGCAGTTAGTCCCCGTCAACTCCATAAAGTTCTTCATGTTCCCAGCACCTATAACGTCTTACTCCTTTTGCAGATTCATTGGTTCTCTATATTAAATTCTATCATGATGGTAATTTTCCTCACTGGATTAGTGTCTATGATTTTGATGCGCACTCTTCACAATGATTATGCAAAATATGCTCGTGAAAATGACGATATGGAGACTCTGGTAAAAGTTTTTCTTCCAATTAATCAAGTATTTGCTTGAACTTATGTCCAATAGCATATCCTTATTGGAAAATTACTAATTTGGGGTGTTTTGTTGGTTGACTTCTTTTATAGGAAAAGGATGTAATTGAAGAGTCTGGTTGGAAACTTGTCCATGGTGACGTCTTCCGACCTCCACAAAATCTGGCTCTGCTTTCAGCAGTTGTTGGGACTGGTGCTCAGCTTGCAATACTTGTTCTCCTTGTCATTATATCTGCCTACCTTTGGAGGATGTACACGAGGTCTGTTTGCCACCTGTGTGAAAATTGTGTTTCTAGAGAATAAAGACTCTATTTCTGGACCCAACAAGGAAACAATCAAATGATCTTCATCCCCTTATCTGCATCAGCCCCACTATGTGTTCATTGTAATTAATTATGTTGATCATTTTCTATTTGAATACTAACAACAACATGGTTTAGGAGAGGAGCAATTATTACAACCTCTATTGTATGTTATGCTCTTACATCATTCATCTCGGGATATGTGAGTGGTGGGTTGTACTCTCGTAACGCTGGTATGTGCTCCTCACCCTGATGTCTCATTAGTTGTTTCCTTTGTGTAGCAGTAGGTTATCATAATCAAATTTGCCTGTGTAGCAGATGGATCATTTATCAATTGATGGTTTCTTTTTCTTTGAGTCTTTTCAGGTGAAAACTGGATAAAGTCAATGGTTCTTACAGCATCATTTTTCCCCTTTTTGTGCTTTGGGACAGGATTCGTTCTAAACTCCATTGCTATATTTTACGAATCAATAGCTGTTATTCCCCTCGGCACAATTGTAGTTGTCTTTGTTATCTGGGCTTTTATCTCGCTGCCCCTGTCCTTCCTTGGTACTGTTGTCGGAAGAAACTGGAGTGGTACGCCAGATAATCCATGCCGTGTTAAAAATATTCCTCGTCCTATCCCTGAGAAGAAATGGTACCTTAGACCATCTGTTATTTCTCTGGTGGGGGGTCTTCTTCCCTTTGCAAGCATTTTTATTGAGATGTATTTCGTCTTCGCTTCCTTGTGGAACTACATGGTAATTATTCTCTTTGGCATCTAGAAAAACATTTTTTTAGACTTCTTATGCGCTCTTTGTTCCTGTCATCCTTTTAGATATATTTTAGACTCATTTTAGCAAGAAGCATGAACAAGTGCAAATAGATGCATTATGAGTAATCATTTAGTTTTATTCTTTAGTAATAGATGTTTTATCCTCCACCTTCTTCTAATTTCTCCGTCTTTAGTAATTTGGGGTCCATACTTGAAAAGTTTCTTGTTTCTAACTTGGCCTCTTTTCCGGTGGAAAAACTGAAAAGGCAAAGATATTGGCTTGAAAATATCAGTTTTAGTGAGAGCACGGGCACATTTAGTGCATGTAAAGGACAGATATTTTATTGAT
The Capsicum annuum cultivar UCD-10X-F1 chromosome 6, UCD10Xv1.1, whole genome shotgun sequence DNA segment above includes these coding regions:
- the LOC107855889 gene encoding transmembrane 9 superfamily member 1; the encoded protein is MLSAFQLLPVFIISSFLLACPTLAKYQENDTVTLWVNKAGPYDNPQETYSYYSLPYCRPADGDHKRGGLGEVLGGNDLIDSRIDIKFKRDVERRSICELKLDASKIAQFKYAIDNMYWFEFFIDDLPMWGFVGGVYGYGYGDTNKHVVYTHKMLHITYNRDQIIHLNLSQEIPKPLEEGRTLNMTYSVKWSPTEVSYAQRFDIYLNYYFFENEIHWFSILNSIMMVIFLTGLVSMILMRTLHNDYAKYARENDDMETLEKDVIEESGWKLVHGDVFRPPQNLALLSAVVGTGAQLAILVLLVIISAYLWRMYTRRGAIITTSIVCYALTSFISGYVSGGLYSRNAGENWIKSMVLTASFFPFLCFGTGFVLNSIAIFYESIAVIPLGTIVVVFVIWAFISLPLSFLGTVVGRNWSGTPDNPCRVKNIPRPIPEKKWYLRPSVISLVGGLLPFASIFIEMYFVFASLWNYMVHYYVYGFMLLVFIVLIIVTVCVTILGTYFLLNAENYHWQWTSFFSAASTALYVYLYAIYYYHAKTRMSGLFQTSFYFGYTLMFCLGVGILCGAVGYLGSNLFVRRIFRNIKCD